The Synechococcus sp. M16.1 genome includes the window TGATCGATGGTTGCGGCCGGCTCACGACCGCAACCCTGATGGAAGCCAAGCTGCTCGAGCTCGATCGGCCAGCGCAACTGATTGAGCCCCAGGCCCAACCTCAGCTGGGTCTGGCCGTGGCCTTGATGCGGCGTGGGATGGATGAGGTCGTCCGGATGGCCTGTGAGCTCGGGATTGATCGGATTCAGCCCCTGCGCTGCGATCGCTGTGTTCCCCAGGCCGACCACCGACCCGAGCGCTGGGCCACGATCATTCGTGAAGCGGTGGAGCAGTGCGAACGGTTGTGGACGCCACAGCTGCTCGATCTCAAAGACCTATCTCAATGGATGGGAGATGAGCGTGGCCAGCGTCTGGTGGGGGTGACCCGCGAGACGGCACCACCGGCCTTGGATCAATGGTTGCGTCATCAGGCCGATCCTGTTCAGCTCACATGGCTCATGGTCGGCCCGGAAGGGGGCTGGACCGAAGAGGAACTGAAGCAGTTCACCCAAGCCCAGATTCAACCCGTCCAGATGGGATCAACCATCCTGCGCAGTTCGACGGCCGCGGTGGCTGGTGCCGTGGAACTGGTTCGTTGGCGTGATCGGCTGATCAGCTCTTGAACAGATCCTGAGCGATCCCCCGGAAGGATTTCAGAGCTGCTCCAGGCCGGCGGCTGCGCTGGCGCAGTCCGCCACCAGGCATGAGGTTGCTGGGGGCAAAGGTGGAGTAGGTCACCGCCGGGCGGGATGCCTCTGCTGCAGCCAGTTCAGCGGCGATCGCTTCTGCTGTGGTGAGTGAGGCTGCGGGCTGAGCGCTGGATGCAGCACTGGTTTCTGCAACGGTCTCTTCAACAGCGTCTGGGGCTGAAGGCTTGGCAACAACTGAAGGCTCTGAGGCTTCGACGACAGCTGACTCGACCGGTGCATCTTCGGTTGCTGGAGCCTCTTGTTGAGGCAGCTCGAGGGTGGCCGGAGCGGCGGCGTCATCCAGGGTGAGGAAAAAGCCCTTGTTGCTGTTGAACACCATCCGGTCGACCAGAGAACGAACGCACCCGATTCTCCCTCTGCAAT containing:
- a CDS encoding 16S rRNA (uracil(1498)-N(3))-methyltransferase, which produces MKTIPTVFSLQVAERRRLLLSSDRLEQGGSVLLNSEEQHYLRRVLRLRCGEQVDLIDGCGRLTTATLMEAKLLELDRPAQLIEPQAQPQLGLAVALMRRGMDEVVRMACELGIDRIQPLRCDRCVPQADHRPERWATIIREAVEQCERLWTPQLLDLKDLSQWMGDERGQRLVGVTRETAPPALDQWLRHQADPVQLTWLMVGPEGGWTEEELKQFTQAQIQPVQMGSTILRSSTAAVAGAVELVRWRDRLISS